From the genome of Salvia splendens isolate huo1 chromosome 7, SspV2, whole genome shotgun sequence:
AGCAAACACTCTGCTGGAAAATCCTAGCAGGATCAACGCGTGAAGCTTTGGAAAGATGTTCCAAAGCATTAATCCGGTCCCTACCAGGAAAGATTGGTTCAATAGCATCTATGTGATGCAGTGATGCAACAAGTGATATTGGATGCGCAGAGAGAAATCCGAATAAATCCCCTCGAACATCGACCTACACAAAAAGGAAAACATAAAACACTATCACATCATACCATATACAATCATCGACATTAAAGATTACTCCTTTCCAACAGATTTAGAGCTATTGGCTATTTAGGAAAGGGTGAGATCCGAGATTAATAGTTAAAATTAGTTGTTTTGCCTATGAttcaactaattaaaaaaagcaGCTAGCAGAAATCCACATTGAACGAGATGAAAACGTACAAATAAATCCATGCCAAAACCTCAAATCTCTGATCATAAAAATCAGGATAACTTCAACATAACACCCTAGCTAAACCAatgtgattttgattttgatatatcatcaaattcgaataGCTTACTTGATGGAATCCTTTCTCGACGGTTAACGGAACGCCTAGCTCAGCTAAGCAGGCGAAAATTCGAGCATCGCTTCCGTACAAATGGCGGTACCTACCGAGGCATGAATCGAGAACCCTAGCCAAAACCCGAGCTAATGGCGCACTGACCGCGAATCCGCCACCACCATACGCCATATCAAAGCTGAATTTCTCATTCTGCTCGTAACTCTCAGAGCTACTGCCGATATAATACCACTGATTGTGGTCGTATTTCGACAAAATCCTCACCAAATTCTCAGTGAAAAACAAGGTATCGTCGTCGCCGAAGACGTACCAATGAACGCCGGGGACGTTCAATTCGACGGCGTCCTTAACGATGCGCGCAATTCGATGGCCGGCGGCAAGGGTTCCGGCGCCGGGAGGGACGATGAttggagggagggagggagggatcGGCTGGGGCGGGGGGCGGTCGAGGAAGAGGAATGTGGTGTTGAGGCGGGCGATCGGGCGGTGCCAGAGGCGGATGTAGGGAGCGCGGCGGTGGAgtgaggcggaggaggaggcgacGGAGAAGAGGATGCCGTGGAGAGAGAGCGGCGGAGGGggatcggcggcggcggcggagtgaGTGACGGCGTTGGAGGGGAGGTCGAGGTTGTGGAGGTAGAGGAGCAGACTGACGGAGAGTAAGGAGGAGACGGCGAGAAGGAAGTCTCTGATGCCGGATCGCGTGGCGGCGAACGGAATCACGGCcattttccggcggtttttcaAACAGTCTCTG
Proteins encoded in this window:
- the LOC121741456 gene encoding uncharacterized protein LOC121741456, whose amino-acid sequence is MAVIPFAATRSGIRDFLLAVSSLLSVSLLLYLHNLDLPSNAVTHSAAAADPPPPLSLHGILFSVASSSASLHRRAPYIRLWHRPIARLNTTFLFLDRPPPQPIPPSLPPIIVPPGAGTLAAGHRIARIVKDAVELNVPGVHWYVFGDDDTLFFTENLVRILSKYDHNQWYYIGSSSESYEQNEKFSFDMAYGGGGFAVSAPLARVLARVLDSCLGRYRHLYGSDARIFACLAELGVPLTVEKGFHQVDVRGDLFGFLSAHPISLVASLHHIDAIEPIFPGRDRINALEHLSKASRVDPARIFQQSVCYDETSSVTVSISWGYAVQVYEGNKLLPEVLSLQRTFSPWKRGKNVSSSRYMFNTRDYPSDPCKRPVAFFLNTVTADTTGIWTEYTRHNTGSCVKFKALERLKAVSVYSQKIGFNTEQMEVPRRHCCDISLFSDETMTVQIRKCGVHELIAMQG